A single Vicugna pacos chromosome 15, VicPac4, whole genome shotgun sequence DNA region contains:
- the SMYD5 gene encoding protein-lysine N-trimethyltransferase SMYD5 isoform X1 — MAASMSDVFSFCVGVAGRARVAVEVRFVSSAKGKGLFATQLIRKGETIFVERPLVAAQFLWNALYRYRACDHCLRALEKAEENAQRLTGKPGQVLPHPELCSVRKDLHQNCPHCQVMYCSAECQLAAAEQYHQVLCPGPSQDDPLHPLNKLQEAWRSVHYPPETASIMLMARMVATVKQAKDKDRWIRLFSQFCNKTANEEEEIVHKLLGDKFKGQLELLRRLFTEALYEEALSQWFTPDGFRSLFALVGTNGQGIGTSSLSQWVHACDALELKPQDREQLDAFIDQLYKDIEAATGEFLNCEGSGLFVLQSCCNHSCVPNAETSFPENNFLLHVTALEDIKPGEEICISYLDCCQRERSRHSRHKILRENYLFVCSCPKCLAEADEPNVTSEEEEDEEEEEGEPEDAELGDEMTDV; from the exons GGAAAGGGGCTGTTTGCCACACAGCTGATCCGGAAGGGGGAGACCATATTCGTAGAACGGCCCCTGGTGGCTGCGCAGTTTCTCTGGAATGCACTTTATCGCTATCGAG CCTGTGACCACTGCCTTCGGGCActggagaaggcagaggagaaCGCCCAGAGGCTGACCGGGAAACCAGGCCAGGTTCTGCCTCACCCCGAGCTGTGCTCTGTGCGCAAGGACCTCCACCAGAACTGTCCCCACTGCCAG GTGATGTACTGCAGTGCAGAATGTCAGCTGGCCGCTGCTGAGCAGTACCATCAGGTCCTGTGCCCAGGCCCCTCGCAGGATGACCCCCTGCATCCCCTCAATAAGCTGCAGGAGGCATGGAG gAGTGTTCACTACCCCCCTGAGACTGCAAGCATCATGTTGATGGCCCGGATGGTGGCCACGGTGAAACAG GCTAAGGATAAGGATCGCTGGATCAGGCTCTTCTCCCAGTTCTGTAATAAAACGGCCAACGAGGAGGAGGAAATTGTCCATAAACTCCTGGGGGACAAATTCAAG GGCCAGCTGGAGCTCCTGCGGAGACTCTTCACAGAGGCGCTTTATGAGGAAGCACTCAGCCAG TGGTTCACTCCCGATGGATTCCGGTCTCTCTTTGCTCTTGTTGGGACCAATGGCCAAGGAATTGGGACCAG CTCCCTGAGCCAGTGGGTCCATGCCTGTGACGCTTTGGAGCTGAAGCCGCAGGACCGTGAGCAGCTGGACGCCTTCATTGACCAGCTGTACAAGGACATCGAGGCAG CAACTGGCGAGTTTCTTAACTGCGAAGGATCTGGCCTCTTTGTGCTTCAGAGCTGCT GCAACCACAGCTGTGTCCCCAATGCAGAGACCTCCTTCCCAGAAAACAACTTCCTTTTGCATGTCACCGCCCTGGAGGATATTAAGCCAGGAGAG GAAATCTGCATCAGTTACCTAGACTGCTGTCAGCGGGAGCGCAGCCGCCACAGCCGCCACAAGATCCTCAG GGAGAACTATCTGTTTGTCTGTTCCTGCCCCAAATGCCTGGCAGAGGCTGATGAACCCAACGTGacatctgaggaggaggaggacgaagaggaggaggaaggagagccgGAAGATGCGGAGCTGGGGGATGAGATGACTGACGTATGA
- the CCT7 gene encoding T-complex protein 1 subunit eta — protein sequence MMPTPVILLKEGTDSSQGIPQLVSNISACQVIAEAVRTTLGPRGMDKLIVDGRGKATISNDGATILKLLDVVHPAAKTLVDIAKSQDAEVGDGTTSVTLLAAEFLKQVKSYVEEGLHPQIIIRAFRTATQLAVNKIKEIAVTVKRDDKVEQRKLLEKCAMTALSSKLISQQKAFFAKMVVDAVIMLDDLLQLKMIGIKKVQGGALEESQLVAGVAFKKTFSYAGFEMQPKKYYNPTIALLNVELELKAEKDNAEIRVHTVEDYQAIVDAEWNILYDKLERIHQSGAKVVLSKLPIGDVATQYFADRDMFCAGRVPEEDLKRTMMACGGSIQTSVNALSADVLGCCQVFEETQIGGERYNFFTGCPKAKTCTIILRGGAEQFMEETERSLHDAIMIVRRAIKNDSVVAGGGAIEMELSKYLRDYSRTIPGKQQLLIGAYAKALEIIPRQLCDNAGFDATNILNKLRARHAQGGMWYGVDINNEDIADNFEAFVWEPAMVRINALTAASEAACLIVSVDETIKNPRSTVDAPPAAGRGRGRGRPH from the exons ATGATG CCCACACCGGTTATCCTGTTGAAAGAGGGGACTGATAGCTCCCAAGGCATCCCCCAGCTTGTAAGTAACATCAGTGCCTGCCAGGTGATTGCCGAGGCTGTAAGAACCACTCTGGGTCCCCGTGGCATGGACAAGCTCATTGTGGATGGCCGAG GCAAAGCAACAATTTCTAATGATGGAGCCACAATTTTGAAACTCCTTGATGTTGTCCATCCTGCAGCAAAGACTTTAGTGGACATTGCCAAATCGCAAGATGCTGAG GTCGGTGATGGCACCACCTCAGTGACCCTGCTGGCTGCAGAGTTTCTGAAGCAGGTGAAATCCTACGTGGAGGAAGGTTTGCACCCACAGATCATCATCCGAGCTTTCCGCACTGCCACTCAGTTG GCAGTTAACAAGATAAAAGAGATCGCCGTGACTGTGAAGAGGGACGATAAAGT GGAGCAGAGGAAGCTGCTAGAGAAATGTGCCATGACTGCTCTGAGCTCCAAGCTGATCTCCCAGCAGAAAGCCTTCTTCGCTAAGATGGTGGTGGACGCAGTAATAATGCTTGATGATTTGCTGCAGCTTAAAATGATTGGAATCAAGAAGGTGCAAGGTGGCGCCCTAGAG GAGTCCCAGCTCGTAGCTGGTGTCGCATTCAAGAAGACTTTCTCTTATGCTGGGTTTGAAATGCAACCCAAAAAGTACTATAATCCAACGATTGCCCTTTTAAATGTTGAGCTGGAGCTGAAAGCTGAGAAAGATAATGCTGAAATCAGAGTCCACACAGTTGAG GATTATCAGGCAATTGTTGATGCTGAGTGGAACATTCTCTACGACAAGTTAGAGAGGATCCATCAGTCTGGAGCCAAAGTCGTCTTGTCAAAGCTCCCCATTGGGGATGTGGCCACCCAGTACTTCGCTGACAGGGACATGTTCTGTGCTGGCCGAGTGCCGGAGGAGGATCTGAAGAGGACAATGATG GCTTGCGGGGGCTCCATCCAGACCAGTGTGAACGCTCTGTCAGCAGATGTGCTGGGCTGCTGCCAGGTCTTTGAAGAGACGCAGATTGGAGGCGAGAG GTACAATTTCTTCACTGGCTGCCCCAAGGCCAAGACTTGCACTATCATCCTCCGTGGTGGCGCTGAGCAGTTTATGGAGGAGACAGAGCGGTCCCTGCACGATGCCATCATGATCGTCAGGAGGGCCATCAAG AATGATTCAGTGGTGGCAGGTGGCGGTGCCATTGAGATGGAGCTCTCCAAGTACCTGCGAGATTACTCAAGGACCATTCCAGGAAAACAGCAGCTACTGATTGGGGCTTATGCCAAGGCCTTGGAAATTATCCCACGCCAGCTGTGCGACAATGCTGGCTTTGATGCCACAAACATCCTCAACAAGCTGCGGGCTCGGCATGCCCAG GGGGGCATGTGGTACGGGGTGGACATCAACAACGAGGACATTGCTGACAACTTTGAGGCCTTCGTGTGGGAGCCAGCCATGGTGCGGATCAATGCGCTGACGGCAGCCTCGGAGGCCGCATGCCTTATCGTGTCTGTAGATGAAACGATCAAGAACCCTCGCTCAACAGTGGACGCACCCCCAGCTGCTGGCCGGGGCCGAGGTCGTGGCCGCCCTCACTGA
- the SMYD5 gene encoding protein-lysine N-trimethyltransferase SMYD5 isoform X2, producing the protein MAASMSDVFSFCVGVAGRARVAVEVRFVSSAKGKGLFATQLIRKGETIFVERPLVAAQFLWNALYRYRACDHCLRALEKAEENAQRLTGKPGQVLPHPELCSVRKDLHQNCPHCQVMYCSAECQLAAAEQYHQVLCPGPSQDDPLHPLNKLQEAWRSVHYPPETASIMLMARMVATVKQAKDKDRWIRLFSQFCNKTANEEEEIVHKLLGDKFKGQLELLRRLFTEALYEEALSQWFTPDGFRSLFALVGTNGQGIGTSSLSQWVHACDALELKPQDREQLDAFIDQLYKDIEAGNHSCVPNAETSFPENNFLLHVTALEDIKPGEEICISYLDCCQRERSRHSRHKILRENYLFVCSCPKCLAEADEPNVTSEEEEDEEEEEGEPEDAELGDEMTDV; encoded by the exons GGAAAGGGGCTGTTTGCCACACAGCTGATCCGGAAGGGGGAGACCATATTCGTAGAACGGCCCCTGGTGGCTGCGCAGTTTCTCTGGAATGCACTTTATCGCTATCGAG CCTGTGACCACTGCCTTCGGGCActggagaaggcagaggagaaCGCCCAGAGGCTGACCGGGAAACCAGGCCAGGTTCTGCCTCACCCCGAGCTGTGCTCTGTGCGCAAGGACCTCCACCAGAACTGTCCCCACTGCCAG GTGATGTACTGCAGTGCAGAATGTCAGCTGGCCGCTGCTGAGCAGTACCATCAGGTCCTGTGCCCAGGCCCCTCGCAGGATGACCCCCTGCATCCCCTCAATAAGCTGCAGGAGGCATGGAG gAGTGTTCACTACCCCCCTGAGACTGCAAGCATCATGTTGATGGCCCGGATGGTGGCCACGGTGAAACAG GCTAAGGATAAGGATCGCTGGATCAGGCTCTTCTCCCAGTTCTGTAATAAAACGGCCAACGAGGAGGAGGAAATTGTCCATAAACTCCTGGGGGACAAATTCAAG GGCCAGCTGGAGCTCCTGCGGAGACTCTTCACAGAGGCGCTTTATGAGGAAGCACTCAGCCAG TGGTTCACTCCCGATGGATTCCGGTCTCTCTTTGCTCTTGTTGGGACCAATGGCCAAGGAATTGGGACCAG CTCCCTGAGCCAGTGGGTCCATGCCTGTGACGCTTTGGAGCTGAAGCCGCAGGACCGTGAGCAGCTGGACGCCTTCATTGACCAGCTGTACAAGGACATCGAGGCAG GCAACCACAGCTGTGTCCCCAATGCAGAGACCTCCTTCCCAGAAAACAACTTCCTTTTGCATGTCACCGCCCTGGAGGATATTAAGCCAGGAGAG GAAATCTGCATCAGTTACCTAGACTGCTGTCAGCGGGAGCGCAGCCGCCACAGCCGCCACAAGATCCTCAG GGAGAACTATCTGTTTGTCTGTTCCTGCCCCAAATGCCTGGCAGAGGCTGATGAACCCAACGTGacatctgaggaggaggaggacgaagaggaggaggaaggagagccgGAAGATGCGGAGCTGGGGGATGAGATGACTGACGTATGA
- the PRADC1 gene encoding protease-associated domain-containing protein 1: MGLVPVHQPAARAGLGAGGQSSCQAKVRRATSGGAAGGSAAPGRALEMVPGAAGWCCLVLWLPACVAAHGLRIHDYLYFQVLSPGDIRYIFTATPAKDFGGIFHTRYEQIHLVPAEPSEACGELSNGFFIQDQIALVERGGCSFLSKTRVVQEHGGRAVIISDNAVDNDSFYVEMIQDSTQRTADIPALFLLGRDGYMIRRSLEQHGLPWAIISIPVNVTSIPTFELLQPPWTFW, from the exons ATGGGCCTCGTTCCAGTCCACCAACCAGCAGCAAGAGCGGGTCTGGGGGCGGGAGGCCAGAGCAGCTGTCAGGCCAAAGTCCGGCGAGCTACGAGTGGCGGGGCTGCTGGAGGAAGTGCGGCGCCGGGCCGGGCCCTGGAGATGGTCCCCGGCGCCGCGGGCTGGTGTTGTCTCGTTCTTTGGCTCCCCGCTTGCGTCGCGGCCCACG GCTTACGCATCCATGATTATTTGTACTTTCAAGTGCTGAGTCCTGGGGACATTCGATACATCTTCACAGCCACACCTGCCAAGGACTTTGGTGGTATCTTT CACACAAGGTATGAGCAGATTCATCTTGTCCCTGCTGAACCTTCAGAGGCCTGCGGGGAACTCAGCAACGGTTTCTTCATCCAGGACCAGATTGCTCTGGTGGAGAGGGG GGGCTGCTCCTTCCTCTCCAAAACCCGAGTGGTGCAGGAGCACGGCGGGCGGGCGGTGATCATCTCTGACAACGCAGTTGACAATGACAGCTTCTACGTGGAGATGATCCAGGACAGTACCCAGCGCACAGCTGACATCCCCGCCCTCTTCCTGCTCGGCCGAGATGG CTACATGATCCGCCGCTCCTTGGAACAGCATGGGCTGCCATGGGCCATCATTTCCATCCCAGTCAATGTCACCAGCATCCCCACCTTTGAGCTGCTGCAACCGCCCTGGACCTTCTGGTAG